A portion of the Anaerolineales bacterium genome contains these proteins:
- a CDS encoding citrate synthase (catalyzes the formation of citrate from acetyl-CoA and oxaloacetate) → VLHGIGLEVELFTPTFAISRVGGWTAHVLEQIKEDRLIRPQSVYVGPTDRKWVPLDRRR, encoded by the coding sequence GGTGCTACATGGCATCGGGCTTGAGGTCGAGCTGTTCACCCCGACGTTCGCCATCTCGCGGGTTGGTGGCTGGACGGCGCATGTCCTCGAACAGATCAAGGAAGACCGACTGATTCGGCCGCAGTCGGTGTACGTCGGCCCCACCGATCGGAAGTGGGTGCCGCTCGACCGAAGGCGCTAG